A stretch of Toxoplasma gondii ME49 chromosome V, whole genome shotgun sequence DNA encodes these proteins:
- a CDS encoding PRP38 family protein (encoded by transcript TGME49_285230), with amino-acid sequence MYPYAAPYGSSSLLPAPSGQPAGIPPVTPAVPGGVVSNAPRFYGAPAAPPAALPHRLGVSAGTPAVVAAPGPPATTAVGAVDAEEDSGDTWAVNRCHLHTKPQLHCKFCRKYKSFAQQLGILQKRELKQQEDDDGMKRNMVEMTDSTTYNVNALLRSNILSSEYFKSLHELKTVPEVVDEITQYAQHAEPYCSGSSRAPSTLFCCLYKLFTMKLTTKQLEQLLDYSDSPYVRCTGFLYLRYVHPPEKLWKWYEQYFLDDEVFAASSDTKRTTTMGEYVESLIMEDKYFNTVLPRLPVKVKNLYGTQLMAMDEHRRRKAKNTADIDRFVAGASVLACSKGDWLEGEIISVDLESRPAGVWVLVEDGNEELIDLGLVILLRKEKKEKKRKKDGREERPGESEGDRRRRTRSASASRERQRKQDRKASPHRRHGNTRSERGERHKRRSRSRSGCRSDSRSASSSRSRGTSPHAKTQHDLLKEFRRKEREKALATGKDYARRPTSYKSSLSSRLNNPSQSSRSHRGSSRKTDRSPSHGRSGNKQPKQGSDRDSRSAPVSSSLNEPSSTTPKEPSHEHLKKMQQLMERYSRSSAEATSDNPRTQDGELPTVMRLGGGGR; translated from the exons ATGTATCCGTACGCCGCTCCTTATggctcctcctctcttctccctgcgCCGTCTGGGCAGCCTGCCGGCATCCCTCCCGTGACTCCAGCGGTACCCG gaGGAGTCGTTTCTAACGCTCCCAGATTCTACGGCGCTCCAGCGGCGCCGCCTGCGGCTCTGCCGCACCGCCTTGGTGTCTCCGCGGGAACACCGGCGGTCGTCGCGGCGCCTGGACCCCCAGCGACGACCGCCGTGGGCGCCGTCGACGCGGAG GAAGACAGCGGCGACACCTGGGCAGTCAACAGGTGCCACCTGCACACGAAGCCTCAACTTCACTGCAAGTTCTGTCGAAAATATAAAA gtTTTGCGCAGCAACTGGGAATTCTTCAGAAGCGCGAGCTGAAGCAGCAAGAAGATGACGACGGCATGAAACGGAATATGGTGGAGATGACGGACAGCACCACCTACAACGTCAACGCTCTCCTCAGAT CAAACATCTTGTCCTCCGAGTATTTCAAGTCTCTCCACGAACTCAAAACTGTTCCCGAAGTTGTCGACGAGATCACGCAGTACGCACAACATGCGGAGCCCTACTGCTCTggctcttctcgcgcgccgtcgactctcttctgctgtctctacAAGCTTTTCACGATGAAGCTAACAACTAAACAG CTGGAGCAACTGCTGGACTATTCGGACTCTCCCTACGTCCGCTGTACAGGCTTCCTCTATTTGCGCTATGTCCATCCTCCGGAGAAG CTGTGGAAGTGGTACGAACAATACTTCCTTGACGATGAAGTATTTGCTGCCAGTTCAGacacgaagaggacgacgacgatGG GCGAGTACGTCGAGTCGCTGATCATGGAAGACAAGTACTTCAACACGgtgcttcctcgccttcctgtgAAAGTGAAGAATTTGTACGGAACGCAGTTAATGGCGATGGATgagcacagaagaagaaaagcgaaaaacacGGCAGACATCGACCGCTTCGTCGCAGGCGCCTCTGTTCTCGCCTGCTCCAA AGGGGACTGGTTGGAAGGAGAAATCATATCGGTCGATCTGGAGAGTCGCCCCGCGGGAGTGTGGGTGCTCGTCGAGGACGGGAACGAGGAGTTAATTGATCTCGGCTTGGTCATTCTGCTccggaaggagaagaaggagaagaagcgcaagAAAGATGGACGCGAAGAGCGCCCCGGGGAAAGCGAGGGCGACCGGCGCCGAAGAACGAGGTCCGCCAGCGCAAGTCGGGAGAGACAACGCaaacaagacagaaaagcgtCTCCGCACAGGAGACACGGAAACACTCGGTctgagcgaggagagagacacaagagaag AAGTCGAAGCAGAAGTGGCTGCCGCAGCGACAGTCGGAGCGCGAGCAGCAGCCGGAGTCGGGGCACCAGTCCGCATGCAAAGACTCAGCACGACCTTCTGAAGGAattcagaagaaaagaaagagaaaaagcgctGGCAACTGGAAAG gacTACGCGAGAAGACCTACTTCGTACAAGTCGTCTTTGTCGTCGCGGCTGAACAATCCCTCTCAGTCTTCACGCTCGCATCGCGGATCCtcgaggaaaacagacag ATCTCCTTCACATGGGCGAAGCGGGAACAAGCAGCCCAAGCAAGGAAGTGACCGCGACTCCAGAAGTGcgcctgtttcttcgtctttgaaCGAACCTTCGAGTACCACTCCGAAAGAACCCTCTCACGAACACTTAAAGAAAATGCAACAGCTGATGGAGAG GTACAGCCGAAGCAGTGCCGAGGCGACAAGTGACAACCCGCGAACGCAGGACGGGGAACTTCCGACAGTCATGCGACTTGGAGGAGGCGGGCGTTGA
- a CDS encoding hypothetical protein (encoded by transcript TGME49_285210~Predicted trans-membrane domain (TMHMM2.0):1177-1200), with translation MERSVRNPSGSSLAVEPTGEDSAADADPFEASIPCVSITLQFQAKSVSTENQPPTGRRGERHAPCSVNLSEVDGVLDDLAASPAGYFVCKLHRLLRRLDARKEAAERAEGAGRQGEAHGADHDPDTAAANACADVDAFGCRVFGTLLDVSDFLWRVGELYLVIQPLPRLQTHGTPPSPTGRGGRSPEAPAASQRRVSFSSVPESESGRTSPGDDRSEAEPRYVTFSLKEVLDRPTPGKRVAATSGKVREFDNEVQLDPGDDGTLLWVRLHLEEFRIPYGSCRGHPALPPPESGDAFLLSLSLVEDRSLHALVAPGETQRSRQQLGGSATGQGAFAADPPRVSLRLGSVRRTCLLAEQPGVGRAYTRVREEVVAPCRFALVLVGSWEEALLYLKGLASAWIQLEAPREEKISQSDKVPGGRPPGPRRSAHARLTELPIDFSPLATRVAQHLAMLHDEDAFPPGTAASPALASTNCLSALLHSANHPRQPRRVSVQAQLLFLVFRNRESSSDRDADLPAWPPALDPHPEPPSLAPSKHEEEEEGEEEEGGDKCARVDLASPPSSSRSPWQDRESRLAITEASPEDEKENVTSQPQQRSVEAAPLSPRAGTFNEEEEKCESARADGPRASAQEEEKQAWKLLPEVQTEKETSVEMLLLSQCEPERSAALNSRESLDAGFPPAPGSLRRSSYSAAGISRPQSAGHLQALWRLSVDIVSIQLRAGHPASRRAVHVHYSYAPFGPQHSFSTEPPVDCSSGETVALSEGFCAYTLTASPARLFESLRTTPLEFVVSSSSSNSSSSSSSSSFSASSGAAGLGKETVGTAVVDLGLLTQTPLHRHCQAPHDYQAYSAVLPIAQAHGETVGHLHVQLYLEHLRVSPSLPARASAPANAEWRAPDMRGASPTAKSEKDGLSFSAAYEVELWKRAEKAKFLAELKTRAVEERERFLEEMRRVETAKNEEIRAKQEALQILQMQLKKMAQQLQQKALDLQSREIDLRSERERCLQLAARTSDEMTGATRRLREEKEHAVQLEKQKSQVLHLQNEELQAEVARLRTRLDFLEEENCELRQQLTSGPTAQLQSDLKLKLYQVADLESRLAAVTASRDYFVESCAALLEKLHSVKEVSELVFLSRVCSFRCLSLSKRAFSSVVSLCFHVSLLSLGPKSVSVPLAFVFFSVSLRQSIRFLLVFFLLVSGFVAASRVGRQAALQRAHPSVFSSSLQFHVLEQIPTILFPRENSSLLGPRMVFVLHPSHRRYPESSAESL, from the exons ATGGAACGCTCCGTGAGAAACCCCTCGGGATCCTCGTTGGCGGTAGAGCCGACGGGAGAGGACTCTGCCGCGGACGCCGATCCGTTCGAAGCCAGCATTCCGTGCGTGTCGATCACCTTGCAGTTTCAGGCGAAGAGTGTCTCCACAGAGAATCAGCCGCCAACGGGACGGAGAGGGGAACGCCACGCGCCCTGCTCTGTCAACTTGTCGGAGGTGGATGGCGTCCTCGACGACCTCGCCGCCTCGCCAGCTGGGTACTTTGTCTGCAAGCTTCACCGCCTTCTGAGGCGACTCGACGCGCGCAAAGAGGCCGCCGAGAGGGCAGAGGGCGCCGGCCGACAAGGCGAGGCGCACGGCGCAGACCACGACCCAGACACAGCGGCGGCCAACGCCTGTGCGGACGTCGACGCCTTTGGATGTCGCGTATTTGGAACGCTCCTGGACGTCTCGGATTTCCTCTGGCGTGTCGGCGAACTCTACCTCGTCATTCAGCCGCTGCCGCGCTTGCAAACGCACGGAACGCCGCCGTCGCCTACAGGCCGGGGAGGACGCTCGCCTGAGGCGCCAGCGGCGAGCCAGCGGAGggtttcgttttcgtctgtccCCGAATCCGAGAGTGGCAGGACCTCGCCTGGCGATGATAGGTCAGAAGCCGAGCCGCGATATGTCACTTTCAGCCTCAAAGAGGTGCTCGACCGGCCGACGCCGGGGAAGCGCGTGGCGGCGACCTCCGGGAAGGTGCGCGAGTTCGACAACGAGGTGCAGCTAGATCCAGGAGACGACGGGACGCTGCTCTGGGTGCGACTACATCTAGAGGAGTTTCGCATTCCCTACGGATCGTGCAGGGGCCATCCAGCCTTGCCTCCGCCAGAGTCGGGCGACGcatttctcttgtctctcagCCTCGTCGAAGATCgaagtctgcatgcgcttgtaGCACCCGGGGAGACTCAGCGCAGCCGCCAGCAGCTCGGCGGCAGTGCCACCGGGCAAGGAG CTTTCGCGGCCGACCCTcctcgcgtgtctctgcggcTCGGAAGCGTCCGGCGGACCTGCCTTCTGGCGGAACAGCCTGGCGTCGGCCGTGCATACACCCGGGTGCGGGAGGAAGTCGTCGCGCCTTGCCGGTTCGCCCTCGTCCTTGTCGGCAGCTGGGAGGAGGCGCTTTTGTACTTGAAGGGTCTGGCTAGCGCCTGGATTCAACTTGAGgctccgagagaagaaaagattTCTCAGTCAGACAAAGTCCCTGGCGGCAGGCCACCTGGCCCCCGCAGatcggcgcatgca CGTCTGACCGAACTTCCGATCGACTTTTCTCCGCTCGCGACGCGAGTGGCGCAGCACCTTGCGATGCTCCacgacgaagacgccttCCCACCAGGAACAGCTGCTTCGCCGGCGTTGGCTTCGACAAATTGCCTTTCAGCTCTTCTCCATTCTGCAAATCATCCGCGACAGCCGCGTCGAGTCTCCGTCCAGGCCcagcttcttttcctcgtcttcagaAACCGAGAATCCTCTTCTGACCGCGACGCGGACCTCCCTGCCTGGCCGCCGGCGCTCGACCCCCACCCAGAGCCTCCCTCGCTCGCGCCTTCGAAgcatgaagaggaagaagaaggcgaagaggaagaaggaggagacaagtGTGCACGCGTCGACTTGGCGTCTCCGCCCAGCTCCTCGAGGTCCCCGTGGCAGGACCGAGAGTCCCGTCTCGCGATCACAGAGGCTTCAccggaagacgagaaggaaaatgtCACTTCTCAGCCGCAGCAGCGGTCCGTGGAGGCCGCGCCGCTGTCGCCCCGAGCTGGAACATTcaatgaggaagaagagaagtgTGAAAGTGCAAGAGCCGACGGACCACGGGCGAGTGctcaagaggaagaaaagcaggcCTGGAAGCTCCTCCCAGAAgtgcagacagaaaaggagacgtcAGTGGAGATGCTGCTCTTGTCTCAGTGTGAGCCTGAGAGGAGTGCAGCACTGAATTCGAGAGAGAGTCTCGATGCAGGTTTCCCTCCCGCGCCTGGATCATTGAGGAGGTCTTCTTATTCAGCTGCTGGAATCTCTCGACCTCAGAGCGCCGGGCACCTGCAAGCCCTCTGGCGCCTCTCAGTTGACATCGTGTCCATACAGCTGAGAGCCGGGCATCCCGCGAGCCGCCGCGCGGTGCATGTCCACTACAGCTACGCGCCGTTTGGGCCGCAACACAGCTTCTCGACGGAACCCCCGGTGGActgcagcagcggcgagaCA GTTGCACTCTCTGAGGGATTCTGTGCCTACACGCTAACTGCCTCGCCCGCTCGTCTCTTCGAGTCCCTGCGGACCACCCCTCTGGAGttcgtcgtttcttcctcttcttctaactcttcttcttcctcttcttcttcttctttctctgcttcttcgggCGCCGCTGGGCtcgggaaggagacagtggggACTGCGGTCGTCGACTTGGGGTTGTTGACCCAGACGCCGCTTCACCGACACTGCCAAGCTCCCCACGACTACCAGGCGTACAGCGCCGTGCTTCCCATCGCGCAGGCGCACGGCGAGACCGTAG GGCACCTGCATGTACAGCTGTACTTGGAGCatcttcgtgtctctccgtcaCTGCCTGCGAGGGCGTCTGCACCTGCCAATGCGGAGTGGCGCGCACCGGACATGCGGGGCGCATCTCCAACTGCGAAAA GTGAGAAGGAcggtctctctttctctgccgcgtACGAGGTGGAGCTTTGGAAGcgcgcggagaaggcgaagttTCTCGCTGAATTGAAG ACGCGCGCTGTCGAGGAACGGGAGCGATTCCTGGAGGAAATGCGGCGAGTAGAAACTGCGAAGAACGAG GAAATCCGCGCCAAACAAGAGGCCCTGCAAATCCTCCAAATGCAGCTCAAAAAAATGGCACAGCAGCTGCAACAAAAGGCTCTCGAC CTGCAAAGCAGAGAGATCGACCTACGAAGTGAACGAGAAAGATGCCTTCAACTGGCCGCGAGAACCAGCGACGAAATGACCGGAGCCACGCGGCGCcttcgagaggaaaaagagcaTGCGGTTCAActcgaaaaacagaagagccA gGTGTTGCACCTACAGAACGAAGAGCTGCAGGCGGAAGTGGCGCGACTCCGAACTCGCCTGGATTtcctggaagaagaaaattGTGAACTTCGCCAGCAACTCACGAGCGGACCCACGGCGCAGCTCCAGTCCGATCTCAAACTGAAACTGTATCAG GTTGCAGATCTGGAAAGTCGCTTGGCTGCAGTAACGGCGAGTCGCGACTACTTCGTCGAAAGTTGCGCTGCTCTGCTGGAGAAACTTCACTCGGTCAAAGAAGTCAGTGAActggtttttctttctcgtgtctgttcttttcgatgcctttctctctccaaacgcgctttctcctctgtcgtctccttATGTTttcatgtctctctcctttccctcgGCCCAAAGAGTGTTTCTgtgcctctcgccttcgtgtttttctctgtttctctccgtcaaAGCATCcgtttcctcctcgtcttttttcttcttgtctctggtTTCGTCGCTGCATCGCGCGTGGGTCGACAGGCAGCTCTCCAGCGTGCACAcccgtctgtcttctcttcttcccttcaaTTCCATGTTCTAGAGCAAATCCCAACCattctttttcctcgagaaaactcttctctccttggtCCACGCATGGTGTTTGTTCTCCACCCGTCACATCGTAGATATCCAGAATCGTCGGCAGAGAGCCTTTGA
- a CDS encoding CAP-Gly domain-containing protein (encoded by transcript TGME49_285220) produces MEEAAASLEAAGACAESTFLHRQATSTGCIYTGSHSAVSPLRCTYTPGDRVADLDGHLGTVRYIGPVEGYSRRTASASYETSSSSSLCEDAELWIGIEWDDAGRGKHDGSLNGKVYFSCVGSLRKKPAASGADGEQAERVTAGSFVKRHKLLEPTDFKRAVLERYTEKLTQEQIDSMLLVNPLTNKTKPVEFVGRKEAEEHFARLHLLNAMSFTSVSAIRYAGSPPHLLLPNLRRLSLANSLITNWEELLGILRCVPRLSSLSLCGTRLQASTLPSGGFASSGKAEPCGHTERVILEELNDLQLDGTFVTWEELLAFDALAPNLQRLSIRGNDLSPFERNTASSPDDVLPPFPLFDPRASLPERRTEIGKEETALSLKDEHAPLPPREAVLENPSSRIFHGLRSLDVSDNPIQSWAAIFACMRHLPRLESLCAVNAELGDFSGARTPDLAACGGRGVRTAEPRGAESTATVESAGNQTGNGDFRETCGVGDSAKGYACVADRLEKEAREMGDCLAAAWALALDRNRREKIRELCVEDNCVDQWETITALARLFPSLQRLMIQGNPLLQPCATAKVTAVSTGFGASSPQRQVVISLFPCLEVLSGGTISKADRAAAEKYTLSLLHRIRRTENENSLPIPAGLVEALQLPTPGEEHNNSAFDELLDRLTQIHGDFSLATTQGEGGAAVLASSLIGILLQPDAASIFDKPAVKKRIPKSMRVRDLKTLCMRLFGLPVAHIELLYNDGKMPVSTPLDDDAASLDFFGVDTGSVVRVQDKNDRRSA; encoded by the exons ATGGAAGAAGCCGCGGCCTCCTTAGAGGCAGCCGGCGCTTGCGCCGAAAGCACCTTCTTGCATCGCCAAGCTACCTCTACGGGGTGTATCTACACCGGAAGTCACTCTgccgtctcgcctctgaggtgtacgtacaccccaggTGACCGAGTAGCGGACCTGGACGGCCACCTCGGCACCGTCCGATACATCGGTCCTGTCGAGGGCTACTCCCGAAGAACCGCTTCTGCATCATATgagacttcttcctcttcttctttgtgtgAAGACGCAGAGTTGTGGATAGGGATCGAGTGGGACGACGCTGGACGCGGGAAGCACGACGGGTCCTTGAATGGGAAAGTTTACTTCTCTTGTGTGGGGTCGCTGAGGAAGAAACCGGCAGCCTCTGGCGCGGATGGAGAGCAGGCGGAGCGCGTCACGGCCGGTTCTTTCGTCAAGAGACACAAATTGCTCGAACCGACAGACTTCAAAAGAGCCGTCCTCGAGAGATACACCGAAAAGCTCACGCAAg AACAAATAGACTCCATGCTCCTCGTCAACCCTCTCACAAACAAGACGAAACCCGTGGAATTCGTCGGACGCAAGGAG GCAGAGGAACACTTTGCTCGTCTGCATCTGTTGAACGCGATGAGTTTCACGAGTGTTTCTGCCATTCGTTACGCGGGTTCGcctcctcaccttctccttccaA ATCTCCGACGTTTGTCGCTGGCAAACAGCTTGATCACGAACTGGGAGGAACTTCTGGGGATTTTGCGGTgcgttcctcgcctctcgtcgctctctctctgcggcacACGACTCCAGGCGTCCACGCTGCCTTCCGGGGGGTTCGCGTCGTCTGGAAAGGCAGAGCCCTGCGGACACACAGAGCGAGTAATTCTTGAGGAGCTGAACGACCTGCAACTCGACGGAACATTTGTCACCTGGGAAGAG cttctcgccTTTGATGCTCTCGCGCCCAACCTGCAGCGTTTGTCCATTCGCGGAAACgacctctctccttttgaaAGAAacactgcttcttctccggacGACGTCTTAcccccttttcctctcttcgatCCCAGAGCTTCGCTGCCCGAGCGCAGGACAGAGAtaggaaaagaagaaaccgcgTTGTCTCTGAAGGATGAACACGCGCCTTTACCGCCGAGAGAAGCGGTCCTGGAGAACCCCTCCTCTCGAATTTTCCATGGTCTCCGTTCTCTGGATGTCTCAGACAATCCCATTCAGTCCTGGGCGGCGATTTTTGCCTGCATGCGGCACTTGCCGAGGCTAgagtctctctgcgccgTGAACGCTGAGTTGGGAGACTTCTCGGGTGCACGGACGCCTGACCTGGCTGCGTGCGGGGGTCGCGGTGTACGTACCGCCGAGCCCCGGGGCGCCGAGTCGACCGCAACGGTTGAAAGCGCCGGAAATCAGACGGGAAACGGAGACTTTCGAGAGACATGTGGAGTGGGGGACAGCGCGAAAGGGTATGCTTGTGTCGCAGATCGgctggagaaagaggcaagagaaatGGGCGACTGCTTGGCTGCTGCGTGGGCTCTCGCTCTGGACCGGAACCGGCGGGAGAAGATCCGCGAGCTGTGTGTTGAAGATAATTGCGTTGACCAATG GGAGACAATAACGGCTCTCGCTAGGCTGTTCCCCTCACTGCAGAGACTGATGATTCAAGGAAATCCTCTTCTTCAACCTTGCGCAACTGCAAAGGTGACCGCCGTCTCTACAGGCTTCGGagcctcttctccgcagcGCCAG GTCGTGATTTCGCTTTTCCCTTGCCTGGAAGTGCTGAGTGGCGGAACAATTTCTAAGGCGGACAGAGCAGCAGCTGAGAAGTACACGCTTTCCCTGCTCCATCGCAtcaggagaacagagaacgagaactCGCTCCCCATTCCAGCTGGTCTCGTCGAGGCACTGCAGCTTCCTACCCCGGGAGAGGAGCAC AATAATTCTGCGTTTGATGAGCTGCTCGACCGTCTCACACAAATCCACGGGGACTTTTCTCTTG CAACCACCCAGGGGGAAGGAGGCGCCGCCGtgctcgcttcctctctgaTTGGCATTCTCCTGCAACCGGACGCAGCGTCCATCTTCGATAAACCGGCAGTAAAAAAGCGAATCCCAAAATCAATGAGAGTCAG AGATCTGAAGACACTATGCATGCGCCTGTTTGGACTTCCCGTTGCGCACATAGAACTTCTTTACAACGACGGG AAAATGCCGGTCAGCACCCCGTTGGACGACGACGCCGCCTCTCTTGATTTCTTCGGAGTCGACACTGGATCTGTCGTCCGAGTCCAGGACAAAAACGACAGACGATCTGCCTGA